A stretch of DNA from Oncorhynchus nerka isolate Pitt River linkage group LG22, Oner_Uvic_2.0, whole genome shotgun sequence:
CTCTAACTGTGTAATGTACCGTGATGTTCACTTAAACCCGGGGACCGTAcgtgtgttttgtgtgtaatcAAACCACTTACGAATAACCCTATAACGAATTAATGTTTTCTTCTGTCCAATTTTCCATGCATtactcgtccctctctctctctatggacaGTGGGTAATCAGGTGAGATTTAGGTGTCTCTTCATGTTGCCATGTTGCGTTTGTAAAAAAAACGTATGTCTCTCACTCACCTTGTAATACCCATTCAGTAGCCTGTTGGCCGCTTTCCTTATCTCCTCTTTCCATGTGGCATCAGCATTTGTCTCATTAGTCATCTTTACAAAGCTGTCCATGGTCGTCGCCACTTGGGATTGAGAAATTCTCTTGATTATAatcattttctttattttggaGAGTAACGTTTGCTCAAAGCAAGTTAAATGCCTTAGGGGAGAACTAACTGCATTTCCAACCATTTCCAATAATGTTTATGTGTAGAATGCCCAACAATGCCTAGGGCTCTATTGTGCAGCCAAATGCATTGGGTGGAACCGAGATGAGACTAGGCCCATTCAAACTACAAATTCTTGTTTTGCAATTTTGTATGATGCCAAAAAATTTAGAATTTTTCTCTTCACTCCATTTGGGTATATCAGAGTAAGCCCTTTCTTAGTCAGTCTGAAAATAATCCTTTGTCCTCGTGGTTTACAGAAGAAAAGACATTGGACAAACCCACAGCTCTAGGAGGGAAAGATTGTCTGTGTTTACACATATTGTAATGACAGTTGAAAGCAAACCTCCGATGGTTCTGTGGCCTGTAGATTTGAAGGTGGTATTTGGTTATGATCAGACGGAATGCGTTAATATGATCAATCATTGTGTTATTGTTTACTCCTGTGGAAAACATGTCCCAGGCAGCTGCATCACATGGTGTCATTGTGCGTTTTTATCACATGGCTCAGacatttaataaaataaaatggtcCTTAAAgtgatactttgggattttggcaagaGGCCCTTTATCTTATTtcacagagtcagatgaacttgtggataccatttacATGTCTCTGCGTGCAAGAAGTTGCAAACCAGCTCTAGCGCAATTAACGAAACTAGCGTTaacgaaactacctctaacttccttcatactggaaacagagacagaaaaatCCCTTTAATGTGTCCCATAATAATTGAGCCCTCCTATTCTTCCCCTCCCGTCTTCTCTTTTCACCTCCCTCTTCCACCTGTTTTCATCACTTACTTGATACTCGCACCCCTATTCCCCCCCGGCAGACGTCTCAGCCAAGCCCTGGCGGTCAGTCTACATGCAGCAGTGACCAGTCCTCCATCAGCGCCTATCCCAGCCGTGGAGTCCAGCTTGCTGTGAGGGGAAGGGTGGGACTAGGACTGGGCGAGGGACTGGGAGAGTATGAGGagctggaggatgaggaggagaaggtgtTGGAGGAGTTAGAAGGGGGCTGTGGGGCCCCCATCATGGACTCCACTGTGTCCACAGCCACAGCGGCTACGTTGGCGCTGCAGGCGAGGAGAAGTGTGGGCCGACCCATGAGATGGATGGAGCACATGAAGATGGAGAGGCTGAAGCAGGTGAACGGAGGAGGAGGCACCATGCCCAGGCTGTCACCCACACCGCCACCCAAGGGACCTGCCACGCTGCCCGCCATCCTGGGGAAGGGTAAGGACCCACCATGGTCATATCCACCACCCTATCTGGGTCCTCTGAGGCTATACACAAAGAAAAATAGTGTTTCATTACAGGGACTTAGTAAGGGTGTGAAGTGTGTTTTACATGCTGTACTCCATGGGCATTCAATATCGCTATTAAACGTCCCTGGACGCTGTAAAGGCGAATAGATATGTAAAATAATATTGACACTAGTATTGGGTTGTGAAAATAACTCCAAATGTCTCAGCAGATCTCAGTTTGATTACTTGGAATTTCCCCCTGGCAGATCGGACTTGAATACACAGGCGTAAAAAATTCGTAAAATTCTCTGTTCCGCTGGAAATCACTTTCAAACCCATATCGTATCATGCCATATATCATATCAGTGATTAAAGCATGTAATAGAATTTCATGGCCAAACTGTGCCAGTTGTATTTGTGAGAAGGTTGCATCTGTCTGAGGGATCTCTCTTCACTTATATTGTgctcatctttctctctatccgcgctctctctctttctcgccctctttttttctttctccccCTTACACACCTCCACtacccctccttcttcttctctttttctgtctcccctctctctctccctcccctatctttctcctcccctgtctctccctccctctctctcgccctcctcaGATCCATACCTGGGCAGGTTATCCCAGCCGAAGCCTCCCCCTCGTCCCGAGCTGGGAAGCACAGAACTTACGGTGCTCAGCATGCTCCACAGCATTGAGCGCGGTGACCGGCGGGACAGCTGTGGTAGCGCCACCAGCTCAGCATACCTGAGCAGCAGCCGGCGCTCCTCGGGTATCTCGCCGTGCTTCTCGTCGCGGCGCTCCAGCCAGGCATCCCAGAGCGAGGCAGCCAACACCCCTAGTCACCACTACCGCCACCACAACCTCAGCTCCGCCGACTCCTACGACCCCATCTCTACCGACGCCTCACGCCGCTCCAGCGAGGCCAGCCAGTGcgggggaggtggtggaggaggaggggtgtttGTGGGTGGGGGGTGGGCGGGTGTCGGGGGAGGGACCAAGGGGATGCTCAACCTCACGCCTGCGCAGCACTACTACCTGAAGGCCAAGTACGCTGCTGCCACGGGCGGCCCACCCCCAACACCGCTGCCCAACATAGAGTGCATGAGTCTGAAGACCCACATGGCCATGATGGGCGAGGTCCAGGACGGAGCTGGAGGCAACTATGTGATGCCCCAGCTGGTCAGGTCGCGCCGCTGCAGCGATGGCAGCACCACCAACAGGTACGGGTGCCACGGTGGCTACCGAGACTACTGGCGGAGGGGCTTCTACCCCGGCGAGGGCCCAGGGAACGGTCCGGACCGGAGGGCCAGCGACCCCGTGCGGACCCACCCTCAGCAAACACCGGAGTTCTTTGGGCTGCCCCAGGTCCAGTGCTTCAGCAGCCTTAACAACATACACCCTCTGCCCCCGCTATCAGGCCTCCAGCACCCCACGGCAAAGGGCCGCAGCTTCAGTCTGCAGAACTACACGCGCTCCGACGTGAACCTACAGAGAGGGGGCCTGCTCTCCTCGCCCTGCCCCCCCAGCATCATGGAGAACACAGCCCTGGAGGCCCTGGCCATGGAGGATGGGGGGATGCTGGGGGATGAGGACATGCTGCCTGACGACATGGTGCAGTACCTCCGCTCACAGGACAAGGTaggctcctacaacaactacatgGAGAACCAGGTGGCTGGGGACAATGGACATCTCCCTGGGGGGGAGTTACAGGACCAGGGCCCAGGGCTGAACCAGTGCTTCCACAGCCCCCAGCAGCACCAACAGCGGCAGGAACTGGAGAGAAAGAGCCCTAGTAAAGACCGCATGCCCATCCAGTGGAATGAGGTGAGCTCAGGGAGCGCTGAGAGGTCTCCACAGAGACAGGCCCAGTCCCAGCAGAGGTGTAGTCGATGGGCCGCCACAGAGCAGCACCAAGGTCTGGCTGCCGGTTCGCCATTAGGGAGGTTTGGGAACATGGTGGTGCAGCCGCAACAACCATTCGCCAGAGAGTTACAGAACCAACGCTGTGCCCAGCCAGCCCAGTCCCAACCTCAGCCTCCATGCGGGCTAAAGTCAGAGGTGACCACCCACTCCTGCATGGAGATGAAAGGGAATGaccacaaccccacacacactttTGGCCGCCCTGACTTCTCCCAGATCAACCTCGGGCCTCTGCCCCAGGGCTACGGCCAGCAGAAGTATCACATCCAGACCCAGAACCACAGAACCTCCAGGCAGATCGGAGAAAACCTGCTCCTCAGCCGGGCCTCCATGGACAGCCTATCCAGCCTCTCCCCGGCACTCCACCACCAACTCCTGGCCGCCGCCTCCCCCCGCCTGCAGCAGGCCAACAGCAGGCACCCGGCCAGACCACAGCAATACCTGAATCTCCAACCGAGCACCACCAACGGTAGCCATGTCAACCTTACCCATCAGAACATTTCCCAGCAGCAGCAGGTTCTGAGCAACCACGGCAGCCACTGCTCCCTGGCCCGTCAGGTGTCCGGGCTGAAGCTGGAGGTTCCTGACCAGGACTATCTGGACCAGGGCTTCAGCGACCAGGCTGTGTGCTTTGACCCGGTGGAGACCAAGGCCTCGTCCTTCCCTCCCCTGGAGGAGCAGTGTCTGCTGGAAACCATGACCGAGCAGGTGGGTCTAGACGTGCACTCCTCAGTCCCGGCCTGCCTACTATCTCCGGGTGCCGACCAGGTGACCAGTACGGTGGACAGTGGCGTGGGCGGCTCAGCCAACGTGCTAGACGACGTGGTGGCACTGGACTTCGACGCCATGCTGGATAATGTGGGGTTGGGCTACGACCAGAGTAGTCTGGTATCGGGGGTGATCAGCCCCT
This window harbors:
- the LOC115105201 gene encoding transcriptional activator GLI3-like isoform X1 codes for the protein METQSQASSAAEKKKKVVTIVATKGLSTSADISEKAVASSTTSNEDERLGTQYHHHRERRNAISTQASTPGTPGSKLGEESSTSTEERPPLVKKELHSSLPHLADHGLPYRGTLFAMDPRNGYLDSHYAPPQFFPAFHPPVPIDDRHAQGRYIYEPSPVPPLHVPPSLAGSSAFSDISLIRISPHRNPSVGAESPFNPPHPYINPYMDYIRSLHSSPSLSMISAARGLSPADAPHTGLTTAEYYHQMALLAGHRSPYTDLLPSVASTAGATSSALHMEYLQAMESSRFPSPRLTARQSRKRALPISPLSEHSFDLQTMIRNSPNSLVTILNNSRSSSSTSGSYGHLSAGAISPALSFAYPPNPVALQMHQQLLGRQTGMVGSAFGHSPPLIHPSPVFTAQRPIPGIPPPGLTPRERSVISNDTSQTKPTSESAVSSTGEPMHHKRSKIKPDEELPNSGAVSCQDHPDGMTLVKEEGDKDESKQEPEMVYETNCHWESCHREFDTQEQLVHHINNDHIHGEKKEFVCRWDECSREKKPFKAQYMLVVHMRRHTGEKPHRCTFEGCPKAYSRLENLKTHLRSHTGEKPYVCEHEGCNKAFSNASDRAKHQNRTHSNEKPYVCKIPGCTKRYTDPSSLRKHVKTVHGPEAHITKKQRGDTYPRPPPQEGGNGQGLSPGQLGGYADQREYNHSTSKQDECLQVKSIKTEKPMTSQPSPGGQSTCSSDQSSISAYPSRGVQLAVRGRVGLGLGEGLGEYEELEDEEEKVLEELEGGCGAPIMDSTVSTATAATLALQARRSVGRPMRWMEHMKMERLKQVNGGGGTMPRLSPTPPPKGPATLPAILGKDPYLGRLSQPKPPPRPELGSTELTVLSMLHSIERGDRRDSCGSATSSAYLSSSRRSSGISPCFSSRRSSQASQSEAANTPSHHYRHHNLSSADSYDPISTDASRRSSEASQCGGGGGGGGVFVGGGWAGVGGGTKGMLNLTPAQHYYLKAKYAAATGGPPPTPLPNIECMSLKTHMAMMGEVQDGAGGNYVMPQLVRSRRCSDGSTTNRYGCHGGYRDYWRRGFYPGEGPGNGPDRRASDPVRTHPQQTPEFFGLPQVQCFSSLNNIHPLPPLSGLQHPTAKGRSFSLQNYTRSDVNLQRGGLLSSPCPPSIMENTALEALAMEDGGMLGDEDMLPDDMVQYLRSQDKVGSYNNYMENQVAGDNGHLPGGELQDQGPGLNQCFHSPQQHQQRQELERKSPSKDRMPIQWNEVSSGSAERSPQRQAQSQQRCSRWAATEQHQGLAAGSPLGRFGNMVVQPQQPFARELQNQRCAQPAQSQPQPPCGLKSEVTTHSCMEMKGNDHNPTHTFGRPDFSQINLGPLPQGYGQQKYHIQTQNHRTSRQIGENLLLSRASMDSLSSLSPALHHQLLAAASPRLQQANSRHPARPQQYLNLQPSTTNGSHVNLTHQNISQQQQVLSNHGSHCSLARQVSGLKLEVPDQDYLDQGFSDQAVCFDPVETKASSFPPLEEQCLLETMTEQVGLDVHSSVPACLLSPGADQVTSTVDSGVGGSANVLDDVVALDFDAMLDNVGLGYDQSSLVSGVISPSIFQGLSWTSSRLTTPRASATFHSTAGMVPSNLSNMAIGDMSSFLTTLAEESKFLAIMQ
- the LOC115105201 gene encoding transcriptional activator GLI3-like isoform X3, whose product is METQSQASSAAEKKKKVVTIVATKGLSTSADISEKAVASSTTSNEDERLGTQYHHHRERRNAISTQASTPGTPGSKLGEESSTSTEERPPLVKKELHSSLPHLADHGLPYRGTLFAMDPRNGYLDSHYAPPQFFPAFHPPVPIDDRHAQGRYIYEPSPVPPLHVPPSLAGSSAFSDISLIRISPHRNPSVGAESPFNPPHPYINPYMDYIRSLHSSPSLSMISAARGLSPADGLTTAEYYHQMALLAGHRSPYTDLLPSVASTAGATSSALHMEYLQAMESSRFPSPRLTARQSRKRALPISPLSEHSFDLQTMIRNSPNSLVTILNNSRSSSSTSGSYGHLSAGAISPALSFAYPPNPVALQMHQQLLGRQTGMVGSAFGHSPPLIHPSPVFTAQRPIPGIPPPGLTPRERSVISNDTSQTKPTSESAVSSTGEPMHHKRSKIKPDEELPNSGAVSCQDHPDGMTLVKEEGDKDESKQEPEMVYETNCHWESCHREFDTQEQLVHHINNDHIHGEKKEFVCRWDECSREKKPFKAQYMLVVHMRRHTGEKPHRCTFEGCPKAYSRLENLKTHLRSHTGEKPYVCEHEGCNKAFSNASDRAKHQNRTHSNEKPYVCKIPGCTKRYTDPSSLRKHVKTVHGPEAHITKKQRGDTYPRPPPQEGGNGQGLSPGQLGGYADQREYNHSTSKQDECLQVKSIKTEKPMTSQPSPGGQSTCSSDQSSISAYPSRGVQLAVRGRVGLGLGEGLGEYEELEDEEEKVLEELEGGCGAPIMDSTVSTATAATLALQARRSVGRPMRWMEHMKMERLKQVNGGGGTMPRLSPTPPPKGPATLPAILGKDPYLGRLSQPKPPPRPELGSTELTVLSMLHSIERGDRRDSCGSATSSAYLSSSRRSSGISPCFSSRRSSQASQSEAANTPSHHYRHHNLSSADSYDPISTDASRRSSEASQCGGGGGGGGVFVGGGWAGVGGGTKGMLNLTPAQHYYLKAKYAAATGGPPPTPLPNIECMSLKTHMAMMGEVQDGAGGNYVMPQLVRSRRCSDGSTTNRYGCHGGYRDYWRRGFYPGEGPGNGPDRRASDPVRTHPQQTPEFFGLPQVQCFSSLNNIHPLPPLSGLQHPTAKGRSFSLQNYTRSDVNLQRGGLLSSPCPPSIMENTALEALAMEDGGMLGDEDMLPDDMVQYLRSQDKVGSYNNYMENQVAGDNGHLPGGELQDQGPGLNQCFHSPQQHQQRQELERKSPSKDRMPIQWNEVSSGSAERSPQRQAQSQQRCSRWAATEQHQGLAAGSPLGRFGNMVVQPQQPFARELQNQRCAQPAQSQPQPPCGLKSEVTTHSCMEMKGNDHNPTHTFGRPDFSQINLGPLPQGYGQQKYHIQTQNHRTSRQIGENLLLSRASMDSLSSLSPALHHQLLAAASPRLQQANSRHPARPQQYLNLQPSTTNGSHVNLTHQNISQQQQVLSNHGSHCSLARQVSGLKLEVPDQDYLDQGFSDQAVCFDPVETKASSFPPLEEQCLLETMTEQVGLDVHSSVPACLLSPGADQVTSTVDSGVGGSANVLDDVVALDFDAMLDNVGLGYDQSSLVSGVISPSIFQGLSWTSSRLTTPRASATFHSTAGMVPSNLSNMAIGDMSSFLTTLAEESKFLAIMQ
- the LOC115105201 gene encoding transcriptional activator GLI3-like isoform X2; the protein is METQSQASSAAEKKKKVVTIVATKGLSTSADISEKAVASSTTSNDERLGTQYHHHRERRNAISTQASTPGTPGSKLGEESSTSTEERPPLVKKELHSSLPHLADHGLPYRGTLFAMDPRNGYLDSHYAPPQFFPAFHPPVPIDDRHAQGRYIYEPSPVPPLHVPPSLAGSSAFSDISLIRISPHRNPSVGAESPFNPPHPYINPYMDYIRSLHSSPSLSMISAARGLSPADAPHTGLTTAEYYHQMALLAGHRSPYTDLLPSVASTAGATSSALHMEYLQAMESSRFPSPRLTARQSRKRALPISPLSEHSFDLQTMIRNSPNSLVTILNNSRSSSSTSGSYGHLSAGAISPALSFAYPPNPVALQMHQQLLGRQTGMVGSAFGHSPPLIHPSPVFTAQRPIPGIPPPGLTPRERSVISNDTSQTKPTSESAVSSTGEPMHHKRSKIKPDEELPNSGAVSCQDHPDGMTLVKEEGDKDESKQEPEMVYETNCHWESCHREFDTQEQLVHHINNDHIHGEKKEFVCRWDECSREKKPFKAQYMLVVHMRRHTGEKPHRCTFEGCPKAYSRLENLKTHLRSHTGEKPYVCEHEGCNKAFSNASDRAKHQNRTHSNEKPYVCKIPGCTKRYTDPSSLRKHVKTVHGPEAHITKKQRGDTYPRPPPQEGGNGQGLSPGQLGGYADQREYNHSTSKQDECLQVKSIKTEKPMTSQPSPGGQSTCSSDQSSISAYPSRGVQLAVRGRVGLGLGEGLGEYEELEDEEEKVLEELEGGCGAPIMDSTVSTATAATLALQARRSVGRPMRWMEHMKMERLKQVNGGGGTMPRLSPTPPPKGPATLPAILGKDPYLGRLSQPKPPPRPELGSTELTVLSMLHSIERGDRRDSCGSATSSAYLSSSRRSSGISPCFSSRRSSQASQSEAANTPSHHYRHHNLSSADSYDPISTDASRRSSEASQCGGGGGGGGVFVGGGWAGVGGGTKGMLNLTPAQHYYLKAKYAAATGGPPPTPLPNIECMSLKTHMAMMGEVQDGAGGNYVMPQLVRSRRCSDGSTTNRYGCHGGYRDYWRRGFYPGEGPGNGPDRRASDPVRTHPQQTPEFFGLPQVQCFSSLNNIHPLPPLSGLQHPTAKGRSFSLQNYTRSDVNLQRGGLLSSPCPPSIMENTALEALAMEDGGMLGDEDMLPDDMVQYLRSQDKVGSYNNYMENQVAGDNGHLPGGELQDQGPGLNQCFHSPQQHQQRQELERKSPSKDRMPIQWNEVSSGSAERSPQRQAQSQQRCSRWAATEQHQGLAAGSPLGRFGNMVVQPQQPFARELQNQRCAQPAQSQPQPPCGLKSEVTTHSCMEMKGNDHNPTHTFGRPDFSQINLGPLPQGYGQQKYHIQTQNHRTSRQIGENLLLSRASMDSLSSLSPALHHQLLAAASPRLQQANSRHPARPQQYLNLQPSTTNGSHVNLTHQNISQQQQVLSNHGSHCSLARQVSGLKLEVPDQDYLDQGFSDQAVCFDPVETKASSFPPLEEQCLLETMTEQVGLDVHSSVPACLLSPGADQVTSTVDSGVGGSANVLDDVVALDFDAMLDNVGLGYDQSSLVSGVISPSIFQGLSWTSSRLTTPRASATFHSTAGMVPSNLSNMAIGDMSSFLTTLAEESKFLAIMQ